A genome region from Glycine max cultivar Williams 82 chromosome 5, Glycine_max_v4.0, whole genome shotgun sequence includes the following:
- the LOC100775312 gene encoding pentatricopeptide repeat-containing protein At2g26790, mitochondrial, with product MDLGWQQTLTCFGIISFPCRCLVTADLVKQPPRPPPHVVLLSMLMRLCAFKLSFKAIHKQNPTLSILWHPFSSATRALSNTPFTPPSSFSTFDVLQTLHHLHNNPSHALSFFTHLRHTGFSHTISTYAAIIKILSFWNLQRQLDTLFLHLINRDHPPLPFPLLNLFETLFQDFNTSHKNNYFLLRAFNGFVKTCVSLNMFDKAIDFLFQTRRRGILPDVLTCNFLFNRLVEHGEVDKALAVYEQLKRFGFIPNCYTYAIVIKALCKKGDLKQPLCVFEEMERVGVIPHSYCFAAYIEGLCNNHRSDLGYEVLQAFRKGNAPLEVYAYTAVVRGFCNEMKLDEAQGVFDDMERQGVVPDVYVYSSLIHGYCKSHNLLRALALHDEMISRGVKTNCVVVSCILHCLGEMGMTLEVVDQFKELKESGMFLDGVAYNIVFDALCMLGKVEDAVEMVEEMKSKRLGLDVKHYTTLINGYCLQGDLVTAFNMFKEMKEKGLKPDIVTYNVLAAGLSRNGHARETVKLLDFMESQGMKPNSTTHKMIIEGLCSGGKVLEAEVYFNSLEDKNIEIYSAMVNGYCETDLVKKSYEVFLKLLNQGDMAKKASCFKLLSKLCMTGDIEKAVKLLDRMLLSNVEPSKIMYSKILAALCQAGDMKNARTLFDVFVHRGFTPDVVTYTIMINSYCRMNCLQEAHDLFQDMKRRGIKPDVITFTVLLDGSLKEYLGKRFSSHGKRKTTSLYVSTILRDMEQMKINPDVVCYTVLMDGHMKTDNFQQAVSLFDKMIESGLEPDTITYTALVSGLCNRGHVEKAVTLLNEMSSKGMTPDVHIISALKRGIIKARKDDEGSEQFTEDGSVNFRGEPILEKDTRS from the exons ATGGACCTTGGTTGGCAGCAGACACTAACATGCTTTGGAATCATCTCCTTTCCTTGTAGGTGCCTTGTTACTGCTGACtt GGTGAAGCAGCCGCCACGACCACCGCCGCATGTTGTTCTTCTCTCCATGCTCATGCGGCTTTGCGCTTTCAAGCTTTCCTTCAAAGCCATTCACAAACAAAATCCCACCTTGAGCATCCTTTGGCACCCATTTTCCTCGGCCACACGCGCCCTATCCAACACCCCTTTCACACCTCCCTCTTCTTTCTCCACCTTCGACGTTCTCCAAACCCTACATCACCTCCATAACAACCCTTCCCACGCTCTCTCCTTCTTCACACACCTCCGCCACACCGGTTTCTCCCATACCATCTCCACCTACGCCGCCATCATCAAAATCCTTTCTTTCTGGAACCTCCAACGCCAACTAGACACCCTTTTCCTCCACCTCATCAACCGCGACCACCCTCCTCTTCCCTTTCCCCTCCTTAACCTCTTCGAAACACTCTTCCAAGACTTCAACACCAGCCACAAAAACAACTACTTCTTGCTTAGAGCATTTAACGGTTTTGTCAAAACCTGTGTCAGCCTCAACATGTTCGATAAGGCCATTGATTTCCTCTTCCAAACCCGGCGCCGTGGAATTCTCCCCGATGTTTTGACTTGCAACTTCCTCTTCAACAGGCTGGTGGAGCATGGTGAGGTGGATAAGGCATTGGCTGTTTATGAGCAGCTCAAGAGGTTTGGCTTCATCCCCAATTGTTACACCTATGCAATTGTTATCAAGGCATTGTGTAAAAAAGGTGACTTGAAACAACCCCTTTGTGTGTTTGAGGAAATGGAGAGAGTTGGGGTCATTCCTCATTCGTATTGCTTTGCTGCTTACATTGAGGGGCTCTGTAATAACCATAGGTCTGATTTGGGGTATGAGGTTCTGCAGGCATTTAGGAAAGGTAATGCGCCTTTAGAGGTTTATGCGTACACCGCAGTTGTTCGTGGGTTTTGTAATGAGATGAAGTTGGATGAGGCTCAGGGTGTGTTTGATGACATGGAGAGGCAGGGGGTGGTTCCTGATGTGTATGTTTATTCTTCACTGATTCACGGGTATTGTAAGAGTCATAATCTTCTCCGGGCTTTGGCTTTGCACGATGAGATGATTTCGAGGGGTGTGAAGACAAATTGTGTGGTTGTTAGCTGCATTCTGCATTGTTTGGGGGAGATGGGGATGACTTTGGAGGTGGTGGATCAGTTTAAGGAGTTGAAGGAATCCGGGATGTTTCTTGATGGGGTGGCCTACAACATTGTGTTTGATGCTTTGTGTATGTTGGGGAAAGTGGAGGATGCGGTAGAGATGGTGGAGGAGATGAAGAGTAAGCGTTTGGGTTTGGATGTTAAGCACTACACGACACTTATCAATGGGTATTGCCTTCAGGGTGATCTTGTTACTGCGTTTAACATGTTTaaggaaatgaaagaaaagggTTTAAAACCTGACATTGTGACGTATAATGTACTGGCAGCCGGGTTGTCTAGAAATGGTCATGCTCGTGAGACAGTGAAGCTTTTGGATTTTATGGAGAGTCAAGGCATGAAGCCAAACTCTACTACACACAAGATGATCATTGAAGGCTTGTGTTCTGGAGGCAAGGTTTTAGAAGCTGAGGTGTATTTTAACAGTCTGGAAGATAAGAATATTGAAATCTACTCTGCCATGGTGAATGGCTATTGCGAAACAGACCTCGTCAAAAAATCATATGAAGTTTTCCTTAAGCTGTTAAACCAAGGAGACATGGCTAAGAAAGCTTCCTGTTTTAAGCTACTTAGTAAACTCTGCATGACAGGTGACATTGAGAAAGCTGTTAAGTTGCTGGACAGAATGTTGTTGTCGAATGTGGAACCAAGCAAAATAATGTATTCCAAAATTTTAGCTGCACTGTGCCAGGCTGGGGATATGAAGAATGCTCGCACTTTGTTTGATGTTTTCGTTCATAGAGGATTCACTCCTGATGTTGTAACTTACACGATTATGATAAATAGTTATTGTAGGATGAATTGCTTGCAAGAGGCCCATGACCTTTTCCAGGATATGAAGAGGAGAGGGATCAAACCTGATGTCATTACCTTCACAGTTTTACTTGATGGGagcttaaaagaatatttaggTAAACGTTTCTCTTCTCATGGAAAAAGAAAGACAACATCACTTTATGTTTCCACCATCTTGAGAGATATGGagcaaatgaaaataaatccgGATGTTGTTTGTTACACTGTGTTGATGGATGGACACATGAAGACAGATAACTTTCAACAAGCAGTTAGCCTCTTTGATAAAATGATTGAGAGTGGACTAGAACCAGATACTATAACATACACTGCTTTGGTCTCTGGCTTATGTAACAGAGGGCACGTGGAGAAAGCTGTTACACTGCTTAATGAAATGTCTTCCAAGGGAATGACACCGGATGTGCATATCATCTCAGCTTTGAAACGTGGTATTATAAAAGCTAGAAAG GATGATGAAGGGAGTGAGCAATTCACAGAAGATGGCTCAGTTAACTTTAGAGGAGAGCCTATTCTTGAGAAGGATACTCGCAGTTGA